The Vanrija pseudolonga chromosome 1, complete sequence genomic sequence TGAACGTTCAGCATTGAATTGTAATCATTGGGGACAAGGGTGATGATCAGCTCAGGGACATTGGGTTGTGGACTTGTGTGGCTTTATCTACAAAATAAAGGTCCCGGAGAAGCGGTTAGAATTAAGAGTACGAATTAGCATTATGAACTCCTAGTTAGAAATTGTAGTTTCCAATGAAGCATTCAGTCCTTTGTGAAAACGAGAATTCGACACTGGAATTCGTCCAATGTTTCGCGATTGTGGCGGGCAATGTCGTGGTCCACATTATCCATAAAAGGTTAACCCACAATTGTCAGAACGCGGTTCATTATATTCCAACACACATACCGATAATTGCATAATTTTGTCTTGATTATCTGGAATGCAGAGACAGCCGCCTCCATTTGTGGGTTGTACATCTTGGCCTTGAAGCCAGGAGTCCCATTTCTCGTTGAAACAGGTTGGTGACTGTTTGAGTCCATACATGGACTTGTTATGTTGTAAATCTTGACTTTGTCGACGGTGGAAACCTTCGGAGGTTCTACAAAGAAGGATTCCTCCAATTCTCCGCTCAAGAACGCCGCCTTgatctcgacctcgctgcGTGCAAAGTCGAAATAGTTGACAATGGCCAGAAATGCTCCAACCAAGTACTGATGGGCTACGGGCTCCACCTCCGCAGAGTTTGTCTTAGAGTCCGGTATTGCGCTGCGGATCATTACGGAATATCCAACGTCCAGAGGATCGTCATCTTAGGATCAAGGGAGGAGGGGAACCGTCCTGAAGGTCGTGGGTGGATGTGAGCTTCTTGTCGTATCGAATGCACATGGTTCAAGTACTTGCTGCTCGATTCCGCACGTTTTGGTTGTCAGACATACTGAAAATTGACCGCCATCTGATGTTTGGTCTCCAAATGTCGAAGCAGCTTGATTCATATGTTGCGGGTCAAAAATACCACTTTCGAAATCTTTTTGGGGTAATACTGAAGATCCATATTCGATAATTGGTCATTCCGTTTAGCCAGGTCGCCGTGTATCGATTATCGTCGATTCTGAAGTCATAGGAGCAACTTCAAGAATTGTCGAATTTTCATTAGGAAATCCTAATGAATTTTGGGCCCTAATAAAAGTTGCAGAGTTTTGGCGCGAAGCGACTGATGATTAGTGGGATAGTGGTCTGAGCATGTGCCATCATTTGCAGTGCATGTGGCCCCTTGGAGGCGCATTGCTCGAATTGATATCGGCCTTCGAAAGTCGAACCGTTAAAGAATTCTCAAGTCGGTCAATTGGTGTTTTTTGTGTGATCCGGAAACATCCTGAACATGATAGCCTTGCGATCCTTCCAGGTGTGCATTCCAGCTGTGCAACTAGGATTGCAACATTAGGGCAGGCTGTTAGGACCTGTGGACCTTGTAGAAGACCAAACTCCCAAAAGAAGGAGGTTGACGTGTTGAATTCTTTCTTGGTGTTATTTCTAAGGAATGTTTGTTGTCAGTGCCGGTTGGGCAGAAATTGCGTGTGTATGCTAGCATAGACACGCCGCTCCTTCTGCAACATGAGGGATGTCCTGTTTCGACCAGGAGAGTTCGTAACTTCACCGTTCAGGATTGTCAGATGGACACGTGCTACTCTTCCTGCTTGTGTGTGGGATCCGGGCTGAATAAAAACCTGTTCTATGCCGTTGTCAGTGCAATAGTCCCGTAGTTTGTTAGAGCAGTCTGCGATCAAAGCTGAGCTTGCAAAGATGCTCAATCAAGCAAAAGGCTTCTTCTCCCTCAAATCATCCAAAACAACACCCCATTCCTGCCAAAAGAGTCCTATCGAGATTATGTCGAAATACAACCCTTTCGGGTCTATTGGAGCACTTCTATCTGCCAGCGTGCTTTCTGAGTATTTGCATCCGCTCGTTTCCTCAGATTTCGCTACTTCCGTCTATTTCTTGATTCTGAGATCCACAAAAGCCATTTATGATGTCGTTTGGCTGGTCGGCATCACCGTCCGATAATACCTGTAACCATCCAACACTATCCCTATTCCTCCAGGACCCATTTCTATTCTCCTTGTACCTTAGATCCGACTCATACAAGTAGGTGTAAGTTAGATAGATCTCGCCAGGTCACCCTCACCATACCCGACACTTTTGATGTTTCAGTATCTCACCGATCCTGAACTTGCCTGACCTCCATAGTTTTAAGCCGCATACACCTACCTCCATAGATGCTCAACATCGGTCTCTCGCACGTACTTTGACAGGTGGGTGCTGGACATGCTTGAATGAAAATACCACCGGTCAAGTGACGTGAGTTGAGGCGCATTACAGTTTTACGCGATAGATACTGATATCGCCTCGCCACAATTACCTACAGGCTGATGTACTGATAGTCGCTTGCTGTGGTAGCATAACGGGATTCCACTTCCTGTGCTGAAGTTATTTGGGACGACGAAGCCAGCTTCTTATGGATGGTCGTTTTGATGAAGTGGAACCAGACAAGTGTCAGGAGACGGCTTCCAAAGGCTTCATTCATTGTTTGTGTCTCCTACGTCTCAAGGACGTGATCCAGCCGCAGTAGACATGATTCTGAGAGATGACATCAATATTTGGTGCCATTATTTGGGAGGTAGGCTCTGTTAGACCAGAGATAATCCGACAAGTGCAGGTTGCTTTAAACTGGAGAAGTTAGCCATCTCATCATCACTAACTGCGTTGCTTCCTAATACGACTCCGAGTTAGGAATTACTTTGCCGTGCATGATGCCTCAGAATTCACATACGGGATTATGATTTATCACACTTCAGGACCCTTTCAGGCCACCTGCACTATGTAGCTGTTGGAGTATAATGAAGCCGCCTCCTGACAATTACCGGTTACCCTTTTGCTTTGTGGTTCTTGACGGTAGCTAGATGTGAGACACCTCTTATCCACATGAGCAAATGTCCCACACCAGAGCAGTCTGCAATACACATTCGAATAGCACACTCTCACGATAACCACTCCCACTCACCTCCTTTGCACATGAATGACTTCGCTGTGGGTTGTTCGTCTGCGCACATCACGGAATCCGTCCTGCGATATCCTTGACCCAGTTTCATTCCAGTACTTTAGAGCTGCCTGATACGATGCATCACCGAGCTGTCGACGATCCCGATGGCGTCTCTCCCTCCCGTCACTGGGCTACCCAAAGACAACGGCATGGAACTGAACAGTCAGAGGTGTTCTGGTGTTCCTGTTGCAGGAAAGTGCCAAATGTAGATACTCCGTCGAGGTCATATGCGCAGGCCACTCTCAACAACCTCTGGAGGCCAGGACGCTGGGGGATCGGGAGTGCGTGTCGTTACTAAAGAGCTAACATTCAGAAAAGCTGGGAGCGCTCTCACCATTGTGCGGTGAGTTCCTTCATCCATGCATCATCCCTTGTAGAGAGTTACCTTCTTCCAGGCAGTACTTACTGCGTTATTGACCTGGCAGAGCCAGGCGTGGGCGACACCTTCCTTGCTGTTGCCCCTTGTGCCACTTTTTCTCTACACCCCAGCTCATATACTGACTATTACTGCTCATTCGTATGCAACATACATACAGTGCACGTAGCTATTTTACCGAGGACACCCCATGGACAGGCATCGTTGTCCACAGTTGTTGATTTCAGTTTGCTCCGGCACGACTTGGATAACTGCCACCTTGCCACCAAATGTCGGTTGCAGAAGTATCACGTGATCAAGAAGTCCATGCTCACGATCGTGACGCGCACGAGTTTGTGACGTACGTTGTCCATTCAATTGTCCATTGACCCACACGACATGCAAACCAACGACACTGGGCTGATCTTCCAGTCCTCAAGGCAACTGGCGGAAGCCTCGAACAGGGAGAGGAAGATTATTGCTGCTGAAGGCATTGGAAACCCCATCAAGGTCAGCAGCAAGGTCTTGGACCTGGTGATTCGCGATCAAGATGGTTGGACGGCCGAGTCGGGCTGGCAGGCTCGACGCTTGGACCTCAATGTGAGCTACTATGCTTCAGCCCATACTCACTGAACAGACCGGGAAGACTCGAATGCTCTATAAGGGCCATAAAGGACCAGTGACATCGCTCAGCCTCCACCAGGTTCCAGGCGACAAACCTTGGTTGGCGCTCCTCACCGGATCTTGGGATAAGACAATCCGTGTTTGGGATGCCCTGGTAGGCAAAGTGACCTGGCGCGAGATCCATACTGACTAGTGTTTAGTCCGGGGATCTGGTTGGTGTTCTCGAGGGTCACACCGACTTTGTGAAGTCGGTGACCGTGCTGCCTACTGTGCCTCCCTTCCTActctcgacgtcgtccgACAGGACCTTCCGCCTTTGGGACCTGTCACCCTTGGAGAATCGAAAGCTTCCCACAGCCCGCCAGACTGTGAAGGAGCATACGCGCCCTGTCGAGACGGCATCGTTTGAAGTTTCATCGCACAAGGAGCCGACAGAAAGAACTGTGGATGTGTGGACTGCCGACTCGTTAGGTGCAATCAAGCAGTGGAGTGTGAAGCAGGTAAGAAACAGACTTCCGGGGATGCCTCGCTAATGTTAGATCGTTCCTAGTTCATCTGCCCCCTTGACGTTTGTCATTGACAAGGAGAGCCACGAAACGAGTGTCTCccaagtcgtcgccgtggACGACGGCCTTTGGAGCGGTGAGACGTCGCTGTTGTGTCCTGCGAGTACTGACACGATGGTAGCGTCCATGGACAACACTGCCAAGCTGCAAGGCCCATCCTCTCAGAAGCTGGTTCACCCCAGCTATGTCAAATCGATTCTGCCAAACCCCCAGGGACTTCCTTACATTGTCACTGGGTGCGAAGACGAAAACATTCGCCTGTGGGACGCCAACAATCTCGATTCCAAGCCAAAGCCGCTGTCAATCGTTGAAGGGCACTGCGGTGAGGTTTCCGCACTTGACGTCTGGATCAAGGATGAAGATGGCAAGAAGGTCGTCAACATTGTGTCCGCCAGTCTGGACGGAACGTTGAGGAGATGGACCATTCAAGGTGTGTTTTGGCGATCAGACTCGGACTCGCCGGGCTGACGTAACGTGCCAGAACTTCTGAATCCCCCCAAGCTCAACTATGAGCCAGTCAAGGACACGAACGAGGTCGGCTTgaccgaggaagaggagagggaactcgccgagctcatgtCAGATAGCGATTGAGGAGTAGATGCCACATAGACCCGTGATGCAGAGATAATTGAGTGGTAAGAGGTACAACGCAGGACGCGGATGCGTTGGAATCTATTGCTGAAGGGCACTGGCGGCGAAGTCCAGCACCCGATCGACGTACGCACCCAGCTCCGGGGTATCGTCGAGACTCTCTCGCAGCGGAGACACGGACGATAGGCCATAAATGCAGTAGAGGTGAGATGCGATAAGAGCATCGAGGGGGGTTGGCGTCCTGAACGCGGTGGTCAGCATCTGCAACGGTTGAGGAGTCCTCACTTTGCCTGTAGCGCCCACTGCTCAGGCTTGACCAGTTCCTTCAGTGTCTCCAGCGCCTGGATCCCGGATTCGACCAAAATCACGCCGTCAATTGTTCGGTCATCTCCTGTAAAGGAAGCAGGCAAGGGGGTTGTGAGACCAGCAACTAGtgccggcggctggggaAGCAAGGTGGCAATGTCGGCGGACGTCTCGCTCTTTGACACCAAAATTGCAGGGAGAAGTCGCACCAGAACCAGTTGAGCAATCGCAAGCGCCTCGTCATACGCTTCCTGGTTTGGCATGCCATGGAGCCTAGCAGTGTCAGCCGACACGCACAGCGTGGGTCTTCACTTCCACTTACTTTGCCGACTTGCCCTGCAAAGGATGCGTGCTATCCAGCCACTGACGAATGTCGTCTGCCGCAACGAGCCGATTCTCCTCGATCACATGGAGAGTTGGGAGCTTTCCCTTCGGAGCAGCCTCTTCATTACTCCAAGGCTGAACGCGGATTGGGACTGCACGCAGGAGGAATAGAAGTTGAGCGCGAAGAGATgcgggcgaggccgacgcccacTCTCGATAGTGTGGACTGTTGAAGACCGTTGGAGGGTGAATCTATGACATAAACTGATGTCAGCATGTGTAGAGTCGGGAGACGGCCAACGAACCCAAAGGGTGTACGGGGAGCTGGCAGAGCGCTTCCACTCAAGGGCGTCCTCTTGTGGGAGGACAACCAATGGATACTTTGCGTAAAGGCTGCTGATCCACTGGGGAGCCTTGAATACCGAAGTCGATGACATGACAGAGGCGACTTTGTATTGGTGAGTGTGGACGTCCCGATGTGCGCGCGCGATGCAAACTGTAGCAGCAGGAAGGTTGAATGAAAGTCGAGATTGAGGTTTGAAGCGACAGGCAATGTTGTCGCGACTGAACGGAGAGATATTGCATGGGTTGTGGAAGGAGCCCCGCGTTTGGTTGCTTAAGTATGCCCCCTGGATTATGGGATTGCGTGGGTTGCCGCGTCGTCACTCGCTTGGGTGCGTCGACCGGGCCGGCATACGTCGTGTGGGGGTaaggggggaaggggggaagagggggggggggggaccGAGGGCCGAGGGAGCGATGCAACGATGACGATGTCGACACCCACAGCCACAgccgcagccaccaccaccaataccaccacaaccaccaccaccaccaccacccccccaCCCATCCACCGCCCCACCCTCCAATCCTCTCTCGGATCATCCATCCATCCTTCTTCTCCATCTCCCCTCTTACCTCGTATCATTCTCATCCCCATCTCATCGCGCCTATCGCTCACTTTCGGCTGTCACAATGGCAGTCCCAACTGCCCAAGAGCAGCAGTACTACGACCAGCTcttcgacctcgtcgacaaggaTGGCGTGAGTACACAGCCCATGTCCACATTGCCAGACTGACTCCCTCGTAGAGCGGCATTCTCCCCGGATCTGAAGCGTTTCCGTTCTTGACCTCGTCTGGTCTGCCCCAACAGACTCTCGGTGAAGTCTGGGCTATTGCCGACCCCGATAACAATGGCTTCTTGACCAAGGATGGATTGTACAAGGTTGCGCGTCTCGTGGGTTGGATGCAGTCTGGCAAGCAATCCCAGGTGGAGCCTTCCCTCGTCAACAAACCTGGGCCGTACCCCAAGTTCGCCGGTtaccctcctcctccagtgGCACCGCAGCTTACTGGAACTGCTTCACCTACCCCTCCGGGAGGAGCGCACGGCCTTCCGCCCCTCACCCCGTCTGATCGCGCCCAGTTTACGCGCATCTTTGCTGGTACCGGACCGGTGAATGGCCTTGTGGCCGGTGACAAGGCTAGAGATGTCTTCCTGAAGAGCCAGCTCAGCTAtgacaagctcggcctcatcTGGTGAGTTCGCAACGGAGTGGTCTGAGCATTGGCTCACACACTTCAAGGAATCTCGCAGACACGCAGCAGCGTGGTGCTTTGGACCTGACCGACTTTGTTATCGGCATGTGGCTCATTCGGAGTGCAATGGCGAACCCATCCGCTGTCCTTCCTCAAACTCTCCCACCTGGCGCCTACGAGACGGCCTCTggaggtcgagctcctcctcgacctaCGAGCCCTTTGTCTCACCAACACACGGGTGGAACCTCCAGTCCCATCCAGAGGCAGCTCACGGGCACTCTTCAACCCCAAGTTACGGGCCAGAACTTTGGCGCACCTCTCGGAACCCCGCCACGATCAAACACTTTAACCCCCTCTCGGCAGTCAACCGGGCCAGCTGCCTTCGGGTCAACCCCTGTCTCCAGTTCCGCATCGGCCCTTCCGTGGGACGTTACGGCGGAAGCCAAAGCAACCTCGGATCGCTTCTTCACGCAGCTGGACAGTCAGAACAGGGGTGTTATTGAAGGAGACGTGGCCGTCCCGTTCATGCTCCAGAGCCAGCTGGACGAAGGCACTCTTGCCAGCATCTGGTAAGTTTTATAGTGCAGTCACCGCTGATAGGCAGGGACCTGTCCGACATCCGGGAGGAAGGCAAGCTGGATCGCGACGAGTTTGCTGTCGCCATGTATCTCATCAACTCCAAGCTGACCGGCAAGGAGTTGCCGACGGCTCTGCCTCTTAGCCTGGTACCACCCTCCCTCCGAGCTCAGCATGGCCGTGCAGCAGCGCAGGCGCCCCCCGCCGACAACACGAAGGACCTCTTCGATCTCTTTGACGAGGCACCGGAAACCACAGACAATGCTgctccgccggcggcggcgttcctgcccctgccccctTCCCGGAGGGCTACCCAGGAGCCGTCGCGGCAGACGTCGCGTGCTGTCGTTAGCCCGTCGAATCTCTCCGCACGCCCAGCCTTTGGTACGTTGGAGGCAGTGACGCAGACAGAATAGCACTGACTGTTCCCCAGCCCTCCCTCTGGCCCAACCTGGCAATGACttgctcggcgacgatggTGTTGAGACTGCTGCAACTTCGGCGCTTGATAAATCTGCGGAACTGGGCAACAAGAAGAATCAGCTGGACAATACGGCACGATCTGTGACAGCCCTCGAAAAGGACCATGCGGAGCTGGAGAGCCAGACAGCTTCCAACGCGCAGGCCCTGGAGAAGCTGGAGAGCGATCTGACAGCCGCTCGTGGCAAGCATGACACGGAGACGAAAGCTGTGTCTGATCTTCGCATTCGTGTGGGCGAACAGGCTGCCAAGTTGAAGCAACTGCAAGCAGATGTCATCTCGGCCGAAAGCGACCTTACAGCAATGCGCCTTGAGAAggatgagctcgagcagAGCCTTCTCCGCGACAAGGAGGAAGTGCGCAGCCTGCAAAAGCGTATGAAGGaagtcgaggacgagaagacggGCCTCAAACTTCTTCTCGACAAGACCAAGAAGGACGCTCGGCAGCAGAAGGGCATGGTCACAATCGCCAAAAAGCAGCTATCCACTGCAGAGTCTTCGCGGGACTCTGTGCAGCAGGATGTTCGACTTGCCGAGCACGAGTTGGAAGAGGCTACCGCTGCGCGTGCTGAAGGTGTGGCATCGCCATCCTCGGCTACTTCCGCCGCTGCCGTACCGTTACCGCACACACCTCAGACACTTAGCCCCGAGCCAACTGGTGTCTCTCAGCGGTCCAACAACCCATTCGACCGTTTCAGTCGCTCGTCCTTGTCCCGAGCCACCCAGAGCCCTGAACTTGCGCCGACAACTGCCGCGGCGTTCGCGGGCGTTGGGGCTGGTATCGTTGGTGGCTcagctgtcgctgctgctgctgctctctCTGGCACAGCGCATTCCGATGCTCACCCCGCCCATGAAGAGGCATCGGAGCCTGCGGACGCTGCTcccgaggctgaggccaaTGTCGATCCATTCAATGTGCCGTCCGACTCTACGGTGCCTGCTGCCGACAAGATCGCGGACGAAAGCGATCCGTTTGGCGCAGCTCCTGTCTCTACCTCACACTCCGACGAGCACAAGCTGTCCCATGATGCGACGACCAGTCACGGCTTTGGGGACTCATTCGGAGCGCCTGTCGACAGGGCCATTCAGGAGCCGAACGGCGAGCAGCACTTCGGGACGGATCACCAGGCTGCGCCCACAGACTTCGACTCTGCTTTTGCTGACTTCGATACTCCTGCCGAAGGTGTGGAGGGTCCGGCAGACGATGCCCTTCACCTTGCTCGCCCTGTCGTGCATGACAACGCCGAGCCCTCCGTGCCCGCCGATACCCTGCCAGTCACCGCCGACACCCTGCCCGTCGCTGCAATCTCTCACGAAGCCCCAGAGATCGCGCCAGCGTCGGTTCCGACCGCTACGACTTCACCAATTGCGGCCACCGTCGCGCCACCTTTACCGCCCGCAGCATCGCATGAGCCGACGCCTGAGCCGACTGCTgaacgcgccgcgcacctcgacggAGGAGAGTCATCCGATGAAGATGAGGGCCCCGAAGACATCGAGGCCCCCCGTCGCAATTACAGCTCTCCTCCACCGGACGCGAGCACTGCAACGTCGCCAGCGTCCCCCAGAGAGGACCGGTCGACTACTGAAGGCcctgccgacgaggtccaCGCCAAAACTCGCCGTagcgctccgcctcccccggTTAACCGCCCACCTGCTTCGGGTACGCAGGTTCCTCCTACCGGAACCGATATCTTTGACCCGTTCGGAGCACCTGTGGAGACTGAGAGCGGCGCCCACCAGGCACCGGCACCGAAGAGCACGCAAttcgatgacgaggatgattTCGACTTTACCGACCTTCCTCCCTcccacgccgagggccagcagggcggcgccgtgtcTGCCTTCGATGACGAATTCGCTAGCTTTGACGACTTTGCCAGCCCGGCATCTCAGGTGGGCACCGGCTCCGACAACTCCAACTCGCTTCTTCAGACGTATGAGGTTGTCTCGTCGAAGGCTGGTCAGCACGAGGCAGACTCTGGCTTGGATGAGTGGGGTGTCAGCACGGCTGCTGCCCTGGCTGccccagctgctgctgcacccgCCCTGTCATTCGATGACGCGTTTGGCGGCGACTTCTCCTCGAGGTATGTTTGATCGCAACATGCAGGCGCGCAGCATCGTTTGCTGACATGAACTGTAGCTTCAATACCCCCAGTCACCCCGCGCCAGCCCCGGCtccagcggcctcggcacctGACCTGCCCAAGAGGCCATCTCTCGGCACGGGTGTCAGCGACCTCCCCCAGGCCGACGATCTAGAGGATGTGAAGAGAGTAAGTAGGCGTTGGCGATGGGCTGTGCAAGGTATCGATGCTAACTGCATAGCTCTGCGCTATGGGCTTCCCTCGTTCCCTGGTAGTTGAGGCTCTGGATGCCAACGGATACGACTTCCAGAAGGCCCTCAACGTGCTTCTTGTCAAGTAGAGAAAGAATGTTATGGCTGGCTGCCAGCCGTTTGGAACTCGGATGCATATCTTTTGTCTTTGGAGCGTTCTGCACTTGCTTTGTGCTCACTCTCCACCGAGCCTCTGGCCAGAACCCCAACGATGGCGCACAGCTGCGGCAGCTGAGCCGGCTTGGTTGTCCCGGTAATCGGTTGCAGTGATGCCGCCCGAGAAGCTGGTTGTTCGTCCGGCCGTCGAGCTACCGCTCCCAACAAAAAGACGTCGGAACCAACGAGGCGTACCGAGAGCATTTGGGCGGCGCAAGCGCGCAGGGGCGTGCAGCGGGAGGTAGGTTGAGATAAACCACCTGACGGCTATCAGTGGCGATCTTTGAAGCCGACATTGAATGAACCCACCAAAGATGTCCGGCAATGATGCCGATTAACCCAGCGTAGAAACCGCTCATGCCCAGAAGGACAAAGTCCAGTCCTGCCAGGACCAACGGATACACTGGAAAAGGGTCAGGACGCAAGTTGTGCGTGAGTAATGAAGAACTCACAGCGCGTAGGAACGGACACAAGCCCAAAGATGCTCATCTTGGTTCCTGGAAACTCCTTGCACCAGATGTAGATGAGGGCATTGCGGAGTGGGTGGGAGAGAATGCCCATGTTGActgtggcggcgtcgagaacCTGAGGGAGATGAGCGGTGGAACGTGATCAAGACTCACCAGAATGAAAGTGCCCAACATTAGCAACGTCCATACATAGGCGGGGCGATCGAACAAGCTGGTGGGTCAGATGCTGACCATGTTCTTCCCTTGCTTACGTCTTCTTCTCAAGGGCAAGAGATGTCTGGTATAGGTTCATCGTGTTCATCAAGAACGGGAAGCCCTTTCCaccgaagaagaaggcggTAAATGGTCGCCATATCTGCGCGGTCAGGTCAATTGGGCGCTTTACACACAATGTGCATCGTCGGCACATACCTCAAAGTTGCCATAGACTCTTGGCCAGCTCAAGAAGATCTGTATACAGTTAGAGGGTTGTTGCAGGCTTGACGCAGCCACCTACGTAGCGGAGGGGGATCACACCCGTCAAGCCAGCTCTGAAAGCCACGTCAGCGACAACTCTGCGCATGTTGGCTGCAGACGAGAAGCCGGTGCTCACGCAGTGATTGCGACTGTGCTTCCCACCAGCGCGGCCGTTACTGGGGGGAATTCGAATGAAGAATAGTCAGCCATGGTGATTGTGACAGGAGAAGCAAGAGACACAAGGAGATAGCAACATGTGTATGTGTCAGTCACTGTGGCTGGCTGTCCAGTgtgccgaggtggaggttgtTTTCCACCACGCGAACACGTCATGCAGGGCGCAGGACAGAGTGGAGGCCGCGCTGTGCGACGCGTCAGTTATGTTTCTGCCCATGTTCTGGCAAACACCACACCGACTTATGACCATTGACATGCTTCCATCTCGAGATGTGGATCTGTTCGTGTACCaggagccagccagcgggtGGCTACGCTGCCCGCCAGAGGAAGCGAATTCCGAGGCTCCTTCAATATGCCGCGACTTCTCGCTAGTGTTCGTGCTCCGAGGCGAGACGGACAACATGGTGGGTACAGCCACACGCAGTGCTCGTCGGATACTCAGGCCAGGTGCTACTTGGGAAGAAGAAGCGAGGGCTGGGCAAAGGGCTGTCAGTTGGCTCTGCGACTGAGATAACTGACGCGACAGCTTTAACGGCTTTGGAGGGAAGCAAGAGCCAGGAGAGACAATGCAGGAGTGCGCCATTCGGGAGCTGCAGGTATGGACAGCATGCCTAGAACGTGAACATTGGTCCTGACGCGGTGCCCAGGAAGAATGCGGCTTATGTGTTGCCAAGCAGCACATGAAAGCCAAGGGCACGCTCACAatcgctcgacgcgccgaaGAGGAAGGAGCAGCTCCAATCGTTATCACTATACACCTGTTTACAGCACAACAGTGGCAAGGTGCCCTAGTCGAGTGAGCAAGGGCTGTCGTTCTCCTGTTGCAGCAACTGAAAGCGCGGCAGGACTGAAGAAATGTCACCTGAATGGTTCAGCACAAACGACATTCCGTACGGACAAATGGTGAGTATCCTCATTATCTTTATCAATCTGAAGGAGGTCAGTGGCCAGAAGCAAGTTTCTACGTCTCCCCTTTGCTGCAACGCTCCGTGAGCAGTTCGACATCTCGTCGTTTGATGGTGGGTCGCGTCGACTACTCTGCcccgacgacgctggcggGTTTGTGGCTGGGTTGGTCGCCAGAGCCACCAGAAACGAACACATGAGGATGCATTTACTTCTCAAACGCTGACACTTTGTATCTCTACTGCTTCACTCGGATCATCTTCGTCATATCGCAAAGTTTGAATGTCTTCGCTCGCGCTTAGGCGTAGAGACTGATCTTGGTTAGTCGCCTGGCAGCATCTCGGGCGTGGCAAACCActtactcgtcgtcgtcggcctcgttcTGGAAGGAGGCACCGCCCTGCTGAGCGTCGCCGCTCTCTGGGAACTAGCAACGGTGTCAGTACAAGACCGGACGGAGCACGCATTTGAACTCACCTTGAAGTTGGAAC encodes the following:
- the Derl2 gene encoding Derlin-2, whose amino-acid sequence is MHIIWRPFTAFFFGGKGFPFLMNTMNLYQTSLALEKKTLFDRPAYVWTLLMLGTFILVLDAATVNMGILSHPLRNALIYIWCKEFPGTKMSIFGLVSVPTRLYPLVLAGLDFVLLGMSGFYAGLIGIIAGHLWWFISTYLPLHAPARLRRPNALGTPRWFRRLFVGSGSSTAGRTTSFSGGITATDYRDNQAGSAAAAVRHRWGSGQRLGGE
- the EDE1 gene encoding EH domain-containing and endocytosis protein 1, which codes for MAVPTAQEQQYYDQLFDLVDKDGSGILPGSEAFPFLTSSGLPQQTLGEVWAIADPDNNGFLTKDGLYKVARLVGWMQSGKQSQVEPSLVNKPGPYPKFAGYPPPPVAPQLTGTASPTPPGGAHGLPPLTPSDRAQFTRIFAGTGPVNGLVAGDKARDVFLKSQLSYDKLGLIWNLADTQQRGALDLTDFVIGMWLIRSAMANPSAVLPQTLPPGAYETASGGRAPPRPTSPLSHQHTGGTSSPIQRQLTGTLQPQVTGQNFGAPLGTPPRSNTLTPSRQSTGPAAFGSTPVSSSASALPWDVTAEAKATSDRFFTQLDSQNRGVIEGDVAVPFMLQSQLDEGTLASIWDLSDIREEGKLDRDEFAVAMYLINSKLTGKELPTALPLSLVPPSLRAQHGRAAAQAPPADNTKDLFDLFDEAPETTDNAAPPAAAFLPLPPSRRATQEPSRQTSRAVVSPSNLSARPAFALPLAQPGNDLLGDDGVETAATSALDKSAELGNKKNQLDNTARSVTALEKDHAELESQTASNAQALEKLESDLTAARGKHDTETKAVSDLRIRVGEQAAKLKQLQADVISAESDLTAMRLEKDELEQSLLRDKEEVRSLQKRMKEVEDEKTGLKLLLDKTKKDARQQKGMVTIAKKQLSTAESSRDSVQQDVRLAEHELEEATAARAEGVASPSSATSAAAVPLPHTPQTLSPEPTGVSQRSNNPFDRFSRSSLSRATQSPELAPTTAAAFAGVGAGIVGGSAVAAAAALSGTAHSDAHPAHEEASEPADAAPEAEANVDPFNVPSDSTVPAADKIADESDPFGAAPVSTSHSDEHKLSHDATTSHGFGDSFGAPVDRAIQEPNGEQHFGTDHQAAPTDFDSAFADFDTPAEGVEGPADDALHLARPVVHDNAEPSVPADTLPVTADTLPVAAISHEAPEIAPASVPTATTSPIAATVAPPLPPAASHEPTPEPTAERAAHLDGGESSDEDEGPEDIEAPRRNYSSPPPDASTATSPASPREDRSTTEGPADEVHAKTRRSAPPPPVNRPPASGTQVPPTGTDIFDPFGAPVETESGAHQAPAPKSTQFDDEDDFDFTDLPPSHAEGQQGGAVSAFDDEFASFDDFASPASQVGTGSDNSNSLLQTYEVVSSKAGQHEADSGLDEWGVSTAAALAAPAAAAPALSFDDAFGGDFSSSHPAPAPAPAASAPDLPKRPSLGTGVSDLPQADDLEDVKRLCAMGFPRSLVVEALDANGYDFQKALNVLLVK
- the SPCC126.01c gene encoding putative WD repeat-containing protein, with the translated sequence MQTNDTGLIFQSSRQLAEASNRERKIIAAEGIGNPIKVSSKVLDLVIRDQDGWTAESGWQARRLDLNTGKTRMLYKGHKGPVTSLSLHQVPGDKPWLALLTGSWDKTIRVWDALSGDLVGVLEGHTDFVKSVTVLPTVPPFLLSTSSDRTFRLWDLSPLENRKLPTARQTVKEHTRPVETASFEVSSHKEPTERTVDVWTADSLGAIKQWSVKQIVPSSSAPLTFVIDKESHETSVSQVVAVDDGLWSASMDNTAKLQGPSSQKLVHPSYVKSILPNPQGLPYIVTGCEDENIRLWDANNLDSKPKPLSIVEGHCGEVSALDVWIKDEDGKKVVNIVSASLDGTLRRWTIQELLNPPKLNYEPVKDTNEVGLTEEEERELAELMSDSD